One Vespa crabro chromosome 13, iyVesCrab1.2, whole genome shotgun sequence genomic window, aatgatAATCCAATTTTAAAGTAAAAGATAATCAAAAGATTTGACATTGCGACATACAGGGGTCACAACCGTTGGTGCGGCGAGGTCAGGTCGCGGTACTCTACAGAGGACACTCGTCCTCGTATTTCTGGCGACGTTTCTCTGGCTGCAGATTCATGTGATCAATTTAACCGGCAGGGACACGTCTGGACAGTCTTCGGCTAACGAGACGCTCTTTGCGCTGGTCCCTCAGGAACTTCACAGGTTCGTTTTGTACAATACGATCTTTCTACCTGAATAAATCCATCCACCTATCATATATCAATCGTGAGATTAATTGttggaaattaaaagaaaagaagaaaaaaacaacgacaacaacaacaacaacataataataataataataataataataataataataataataataataataataataataataataataataataataataataaaagaattaaaaagagaaatacgaaTCGATTGACCATATCTACCTctcggaataataataaaatattttctttcgtttcgtttcttttctttcttttcttttttattaactttttttcccttctatttctttttttttttctttatcatcatcatcatcatcatcatcatcatcatcattattattaaaggttcCTGAAAGAGCGGCATAATGCGTCTTCGACATCGGGCAATGCAACTTCTGGCACTCTAACGGATCTCGAAATCGAGGATATACGTCGTAACATCGATCGTATAAATTCCGAGCAAAAGGTTTACAACGAGGAAGCGTTTGGTCCACTTGCCGGTGATGCGCCTATCATCGTCGTACAGGTTCACGTTAGACTGACCTACTTGAGACACCTGATCGTCTCTCTGGCACAAGCAAGGGGCATCGAACAGGCACTTCTTGTTTTTAGCCATGACGTATGGAACCCGGACATCAATTATTTGGTCCAAAGCGTTGACTTTTGTCGTGTCATGCAAATATTTTATCCCCATAGCATACAAACCCATCCAAGAACATTTCCAGGGGAGGATCCGAACGATTGTCCGAGAAACATTCACAAGGAACAGTaagatcattttaattttctttattattattactattattattattattattattagtatcttttctttttctctcttttttgtctttccccGGATAAAAcgcttttctttcatttgttcatttatttttatttatctttttttttttctttcttcctttctttctcattgtttttctctttttttttttttattctttttctttttctctttcttccccaACCCCCGTTcaattcttcttctcgttAATTACTTACAGAGCCTTGTATTTGAAATGTATCAACGCTAAGCATCCGGATCTTTATGGTCATTATCGCGAAGCAAAGTTTACACAAACTAAACATCATTGGTGGTGGAAGGCCAATAGGGTCTTCGatcaattaacaataacaaagaatCACACTGGTATGGTACTATTCCTCGAAGAGGATCATTACGTAGCCGAGGACTTTCTTCACGTATTGAGACTCATGGAACGTACCTGCAAGCACAGCTGCGAACGTTGCAATGTCCTATCATTGGGTACATATCTCAAGACCTACAACTATTTCGCTGACTTCAGTCGTAAAGTGAGTAAATGTAAACATTTTATTGACCCACGGATATTGTTTTACGTATTACGTTTTAAAtggaataataacgaaaacaaaaatgagatataaagacggaaaacaaaaaaagaaagagagtaaaaaataattaatcgagtCCAACGCTAAATTTCGAATTGTCGATTGAACATTTTGAATCACTTCGAATCACTTTAATACAATACACTTTACACTCTTTTTAACACACGTACTattcaataaagaaaaatattctccaatcagaaaattatattttatcgatgacaattttcaaaaataacgTGAGCATATTATTAAATCCGTCGAAATAAGCTTTTCAATGATCATGGCCATAgagtagatagaaagaaaacgaaatacaaaaaagaaaaaaagaaaaaaaacaaaaaatgaggaaagaaaaaaaaacataaacaaGCCTCGGATctaatctctctcttacgttattacttttacaatatttcttttttgtcataacacatacatacatatttcacGTTCATCGCTGAACTTGTCCCGTGTCTCTTATGTTGTTTATGTTCTTACGACATTGTACATTTActgaaacacacacacacatatatatatatatatatatatatatatatatatatatatatatatatgtaagttacGATATTTGTtaccatatacatacatacatacatacatgcatgcatatatatctacaaaaaaaaaaagaagaaaaaattttcaaaggatAAAAACCATTCAAGTAACAAGTATCGTACGATTATTTTCGATCACGCAGTATATAACGAGCGAGCCTGCTGatgataattaacaaaaatttgcAATCTTGCTCAGGAATGTGTTTACACTGTCACAAgcacaaaaatatattcatccCGTTCTAAAAAATTTCGTCTTCGTATTCCACACTCTTGACATATCCTTGTCACTccttaatctctctctctctctctctctctgtctctctttctgtctctctctctctctctctatctctctttctctctctctctgtctctctctctctctctctctctctctgtctctctgtctctctttctttctttttcacttcatTGTGAAAGGTATCTGTGTCGATGTTTCACGCACGCCCGATCCGTTAGTTCCTTGGTGTAAACGGCGCTTTACAAAAGGAACTTCTACGTGGATTAAAGAAGCACGAGTCACCAGGCCCCCAGTATGCTCTgatcagcagcagcagcagcagcagcagcagcagtagtagcagcagtagtagcagcagcagcagcagcagtagtagcagcagtatCAGCAGCAACAGTAACAACGTTGCTGGTGTCAACATCGTTGGAACCGAAAATGTTGCTGGATTATCGACCTATCAAAGCTCACAGACGGCACCTTCTTGGGCATTCCAGCTCCTACCAAGTCTCTACACTCATTATCAGAAGGTTTTCAGACCTCTCtagatgcaaaaaaaaaaaaaaagaataagaattattagacaGACGAAAGATCTATTATAGAGACATTATACTATCCTCCTCCGTCCTATTTTCCGCTATCATCATATAAATCAAGAACCTTGAAAATTAAAGTTTTCACCTTTTGATTATGCTTCCTTAGGTGTCACCTggcacttcttcttctttttctcttctatttctactacttcttcttctacttcttttcttcttctacttcttttctccttctactttttctccttctacttctcttctacttcttcttcttcttcttcttcttcttcttcttctttactatCGATCAATCTTTTGCAcgcttttatatacatatctgcATTTAttctatagtatataataaacattgtatgtattatcgttttcgttcagataatttttatcaatctatcaatcgatcgatcgatcaatcaattTCGATGTCGATAGATAAAGTGATAACATATTACATTATCTATCATCTTTTACATTATGTTTGACAATCCGTCGAACGAGATAatcaaaagaagaattttttgGGAATTCCAAAAAATTATGTTCCATTGAATTAAATGATTCATGATTGTCTCGTTCGcgttatctatttctttttttgttttttttggcTTATGTAGATATTTTAGTAGTATATTACTCCATGAACCCTGCCCCCATCCTTTGCCATTATTAAAACATGACGAATGTATCCGTCGTTGATCTAATCGATCATTAGAAACTTACTTGTAGAATCGAAGCTCTCTGTTTATTGTTTTGTCTTTTGCTATTTCGTGCACAAGCATTCCTCATGtcctctctttattctttttcatcatcatcatcatcatcatcatcatcatcatcatcatcatcattatcatcgtcatcgtcgtcatcattgtcattgcaattataatcgttttggagcactatatttttcttttcgaacgtTTGTTTTATTAGCAAAGTAAAAAAGCACTCGTTGTATCGAGCCTTCATCATCAATGCCGTAAGAAATAgatcgtgtgtgtgtgtgtgtgtgtgtgtgtgtgtgtgtgtgtgtgcgtgcgtgcatgtgtccgtattctttttctttttctttttctttcaaaaagggagaagaaaaaaaaaagagaaataaaaaaaaaatgaaagagagaaaaaaacaagctAGAAAATTATCACGATCAATATAACGGGCTAGCGATCTATAAATCATACGACGATGTAATAGAtctgtttgttctttttttaaggaCGAATTGAgtccttcaaaaaaaaaaaaaaagggaaaaaaatcaaatcgaaCGATAAACAGATCGATCGGATTTCGTTCCTTACGGATTTAACGTTCTTTgcgtaaatgaaataaaaaaaaaaaaaaaaaaaaagaaaagaaaaggaaaaaaatctcaATCCAGTATAATCATAGATCTCTAACATCGATCATTCTCATTTGACAAACCTAGGCCGAGGTAATACCCTGGATATCGAGTAAACACAATATGGGTATGGCGTTCAATCGTATAACTTGGAACAAACTGAGGAAGTGTGCCGTACAATTTTGCTCATACGACGATTACAATTGGGATTGGAGTCTACAGCACATAGCACAGACATGTTTGCCGCCTAGCAGAGGAGCCGGTGCAGCACCTCGCATTGATTCCGGCCTTATTACCATGATGATGAGAGCACCAAGAGTATTTCACATCG contains:
- the LOC124428849 gene encoding alpha-1,6-mannosyl-glycoprotein 2-beta-N-acetylglucosaminyltransferase isoform X3, whose protein sequence is MRGKPYDYSKQKYSNTIRGKRSGGVTTVGAARSGRGTLQRTLVLVFLATFLWLQIHVINLTGRDTSGQSSANETLFALVPQELHRFLKERHNASSTSGNATSGTLTDLEIEDIRRNIDRINSEQKVYNEEAFGPLAGDAPIIVVQVHVRLTYLRHLIVSLAQARGIEQALLVFSHDVWNPDINYLVQSVDFCRVMQIFYPHSIQTHPRTFPGEDPNDCPRNIHKEQALYLKCINAKHPDLYGHYREAKFTQTKHHWWWKANRVFDQLTITKNHTGMVLFLEEDHYVAEDFLHVLRLMERTCKHSCERCNVLSLGTYLKTYNYFADFSRKFLGVNGALQKELLRGLKKHESPGPQYALISSSSSSSSSSSSSSSSSSSSSSSSSSISSNSNNVAGVNIVGTENVAGLSTYQSSQTAPSWAFQLLPSLYTHYQKAEVIPWISSKHNMGMAFNRITWNKLRKCAVQFCSYDDYNWDWSLQHIAQTCLPPSRGAGAAPRIDSGLITMMMRAPRVFHIGECGVHHKKNNCESTAVIAKVQNVLRAARDHLFPSQLTLTVAGMAKKTKLRKGNGGWGDVRDHQLCWNITMYPDLVLP
- the LOC124428849 gene encoding alpha-1,6-mannosyl-glycoprotein 2-beta-N-acetylglucosaminyltransferase isoform X4 is translated as MRGVTTVGAARSGRGTLQRTLVLVFLATFLWLQIHVINLTGRDTSGQSSANETLFALVPQELHRFLKERHNASSTSGNATSGTLTDLEIEDIRRNIDRINSEQKVYNEEAFGPLAGDAPIIVVQVHVRLTYLRHLIVSLAQARGIEQALLVFSHDVWNPDINYLVQSVDFCRVMQIFYPHSIQTHPRTFPGEDPNDCPRNIHKEQALYLKCINAKHPDLYGHYREAKFTQTKHHWWWKANRVFDQLTITKNHTGMVLFLEEDHYVAEDFLHVLRLMERTCKHSCERCNVLSLGTYLKTYNYFADFSRKFLGVNGALQKELLRGLKKHESPGPQYALISSSSSSSSSSSSSSSSSSSSSSSSSSISSNSNNVAGVNIVGTENVAGLSTYQSSQTAPSWAFQLLPSLYTHYQKAEVIPWISSKHNMGMAFNRITWNKLRKCAVQFCSYDDYNWDWSLQHIAQTCLPPSRGAGAAPRIDSGLITMMMRAPRVFHIGECGVHHKKNNCESTAVIAKVQNVLRAARDHLFPSQLTLTVAGMAKKTKLRKGNGGWGDVRDHQLCWNITMYPDLVLP
- the LOC124428849 gene encoding alpha-1,6-mannosyl-glycoprotein 2-beta-N-acetylglucosaminyltransferase isoform X1, coding for MKTRKTTTTTTTTTTTTTTTTTTTTTTRCFYPLESSKKIVQLSNVEIFPKWRTIQLAFLLPQEQLPKDDTMRGKPYDYSKQKYSNTIRGKRSGGVTTVGAARSGRGTLQRTLVLVFLATFLWLQIHVINLTGRDTSGQSSANETLFALVPQELHRFLKERHNASSTSGNATSGTLTDLEIEDIRRNIDRINSEQKVYNEEAFGPLAGDAPIIVVQVHVRLTYLRHLIVSLAQARGIEQALLVFSHDVWNPDINYLVQSVDFCRVMQIFYPHSIQTHPRTFPGEDPNDCPRNIHKEQALYLKCINAKHPDLYGHYREAKFTQTKHHWWWKANRVFDQLTITKNHTGMVLFLEEDHYVAEDFLHVLRLMERTCKHSCERCNVLSLGTYLKTYNYFADFSRKFLGVNGALQKELLRGLKKHESPGPQYALISSSSSSSSSSSSSSSSSSSSSSSSSSISSNSNNVAGVNIVGTENVAGLSTYQSSQTAPSWAFQLLPSLYTHYQKAEVIPWISSKHNMGMAFNRITWNKLRKCAVQFCSYDDYNWDWSLQHIAQTCLPPSRGAGAAPRIDSGLITMMMRAPRVFHIGECGVHHKKNNCESTAVIAKVQNVLRAARDHLFPSQLTLTVAGMAKKTKLRKGNGGWGDVRDHQLCWNITMYPDLVLP
- the LOC124428849 gene encoding alpha-1,6-mannosyl-glycoprotein 2-beta-N-acetylglucosaminyltransferase isoform X2, translated to MKTRKTTTTTTTTTTTTTTTTTTTTTTRCFYPLESSKKIVQLSNVEIFPKWRTIQLAFLLPQEQLPKDDTMRGVTTVGAARSGRGTLQRTLVLVFLATFLWLQIHVINLTGRDTSGQSSANETLFALVPQELHRFLKERHNASSTSGNATSGTLTDLEIEDIRRNIDRINSEQKVYNEEAFGPLAGDAPIIVVQVHVRLTYLRHLIVSLAQARGIEQALLVFSHDVWNPDINYLVQSVDFCRVMQIFYPHSIQTHPRTFPGEDPNDCPRNIHKEQALYLKCINAKHPDLYGHYREAKFTQTKHHWWWKANRVFDQLTITKNHTGMVLFLEEDHYVAEDFLHVLRLMERTCKHSCERCNVLSLGTYLKTYNYFADFSRKFLGVNGALQKELLRGLKKHESPGPQYALISSSSSSSSSSSSSSSSSSSSSSSSSSISSNSNNVAGVNIVGTENVAGLSTYQSSQTAPSWAFQLLPSLYTHYQKAEVIPWISSKHNMGMAFNRITWNKLRKCAVQFCSYDDYNWDWSLQHIAQTCLPPSRGAGAAPRIDSGLITMMMRAPRVFHIGECGVHHKKNNCESTAVIAKVQNVLRAARDHLFPSQLTLTVAGMAKKTKLRKGNGGWGDVRDHQLCWNITMYPDLVLP
- the LOC124428849 gene encoding alpha-1,6-mannosyl-glycoprotein 2-beta-N-acetylglucosaminyltransferase isoform X5 — translated: MKTRKTTTTTTTTTTTTTTTTTTTTTTRCFYPLESSKKIVQLSNVEIFPKWRTIQLAFLLPQEQLPKDDTMRGKPYDYSKQKYSNTIRGKRSGGVTTVGAARSGRGTLQRTLVLVFLATFLWLQIHVINLTGRDTSGQSSANETLFALVPQELHRFLKERHNASSTSGNATSGTLTDLEIEDIRRNIDRINSEQKVYNEEAFGPLAGDAPIIVVQVHVRLTYLRHLIVSLAQARGIEQALLVFSHDVWNPDINYLVQSVDFCRVMQIFYPHSIQTHPRTFPGEDPNDCPRNIHKEQALYLKCINAKHPDLYGHYREAKFTQTKHHWWWKANRVFDQLTITKNHTGMVLFLEEDHYVAEDFLHVLRLMERTCKHSCERCNVLSLGTYLKTYNYFADFSRKAEVIPWISSKHNMGMAFNRITWNKLRKCAVQFCSYDDYNWDWSLQHIAQTCLPPSRGAGAAPRIDSGLITMMMRAPRVFHIGECGVHHKKNNCESTAVIAKVQNVLRAARDHLFPSQLTLTVAGMAKKTKLRKGNGGWGDVRDHQLCWNITMYPDLVLP
- the LOC124428849 gene encoding uncharacterized protein LOC124428849 isoform X6, which translates into the protein MKTRKTTTTTTTTTTTTTTTTTTTTTTRCFYPLESSKKIVQLSNVEIFPKWRTIQLAFLLPQEQLPKDDTMRGKPYDYSKQKYSNTIRGKRSGGVTTVGAARSGRGTLQRTLVLVFLATFLWLQIHVINLTGRDTSGQSSANETLFALVPQELHRALYLKCINAKHPDLYGHYREAKFTQTKHHWWWKANRVFDQLTITKNHTGMVLFLEEDHYVAEDFLHVLRLMERTCKHSCERCNVLSLGTYLKTYNYFADFSRKFLGVNGALQKELLRGLKKHESPGPQYALISSSSSSSSSSSSSSSSSSSSSSSSSSISSNSNNVAGVNIVGTENVAGLSTYQSSQTAPSWAFQLLPSLYTHYQKAEVIPWISSKHNMGMAFNRITWNKLRKCAVQFCSYDDYNWDWSLQHIAQTCLPPSRGAGAAPRIDSGLITMMMRAPRVFHIGECGVHHKKNNCESTAVIAKVQNVLRAARDHLFPSQLTLTVAGMAKKTKLRKGNGGWGDVRDHQLCWNITMYPDLVLP